Proteins encoded within one genomic window of Setaria italica strain Yugu1 chromosome IV, Setaria_italica_v2.0, whole genome shotgun sequence:
- the LOC101786845 gene encoding berberine bridge enzyme-like 18: MARTRRILHLLLALCFLCSSSSIAIAPASGATDAFVGCLAAAGVPPRLVQTPASPSYAALLLSSVRNLRYAAPGAPRPLAIVAAAEPAHAQATVRCGRRHGVRVRTRSGGHDYEGLSYASLDPRERFAVLDLAAFRDVRVDAARAEAWAGSGATLGEVYYAVGAASRALAFPAGICPTVGVGGHLSGGGFGTLMRRYGLAADNVLDAVLVDADGRLLNRTTMGEDLFWAIRGGGGESFGVVLSWKLRLVPVPPTVTVFTVRRSRNQSASDLITKWQVIAPALPRDLILRVVVQNQHARFEALFLGRCSRLLDHMGAHFPDLGVTRADCEEISWIRSAVYFAFYSSSKPLELLLDRSGETGRFVKAKSDYVQEPIPLHVWERTWSWLEKPEAGLLILDPYGGRMASISPSATPFPHRKGNLYNLQYYSYWVENGTAALGKRMGWVRGLYKEMEPYVSKNPRTGYVNYRDLDLGTNEVEGNVTSYAKGRIWGEKYFKGNFERLAAVKAVVDPDDFFRHEQSIPPLPAANGWSSI; this comes from the coding sequence ATGGCAAGAACACGAAGAATCTTGCACCTGCTTCTCGCCTTGTGCTTCCtctgtagcagcagcagcatcgccATCGCCCCAGCTTCCGGCGCCACCGATGCGTTCGTCggctgcctcgccgccgccggcgtcccgcCGCGCCTCGTCCAGACCCCGGCGTCCCCGTCCTACGCCGCGCTCCTGCTCTCCTCCGTCCGGAACCTCCGCTACGCCGCGCCGGGCGCCCCGCGGCCGCTCGCCATCGTGGCCGCCGCGGAGCCCGCCCACGCGCAGGCCACCGTGCGCTGCGGCCGCCGGCACGGCGTCCGCGTCCGCACCCGCAGCGGCGGGCACGACTACGAGGGCCTCTCCTACGCGTCCCTCGACCCCCGCGAGCGCTTCGCCGTGCTGGACCTCGCCGCGTTCCGGGACGTCCGCgtcgacgccgcgcgcgccgaggCGTGGGCCGGATCGGGGGCCACGCTCGGCGAGGTCTACTacgccgtcggcgccgccagCCGCGCGCTCGCGTTCCCCGCGGGGATCTGCCCcaccgtcggcgtcggcgggcaCCTCAGCGGCGGCGGGTTCGGCACGCTGATGCGCAGGTacggcctcgccgccgacaACGTCCTCGACGCCGTCCTCGTGGACGCCGACGGGAGGCTCCTGAACCGGACCACCATGGGGGAGGACCTCTTCTGGGccatccgcggcggcggcggcgagagcttCGGCGTCGTGCTGTCTTGGAAACTCCGCCTCGTACCCGTGCCCCCGACTGTCACCGTGTTCACCGTCCGACGGTCAAGGAACCAGTCCGCGTCCGATCTCATCACCAAATGGCAAGTGAtcgcgccggcgctgccgcgggACCTCATCCTCCGCGTCGTGGTGCAGAACCAGCACGCGCGGTTCGAAGCCCTGTTCCTCGGCCGCTGCAGCCGCCTCCTCGACCACATGGGAGCTCACTTCCCCGACCTCGGCGTGACGCGAGCCGACTGCGAGGAGATAAGCTGGATCCGATCCGCCGTCTACTTCGCCTTCTACTCCAGCTCCAAGCCGCTGGAGCTGCTCCTGGACAGGAGCGGCGAGACGGGCAGGTTCGTCAAGGCCAAGTCCGACTACGTTCAAGAACCCATCCCACTGCATGTGTGGGAGAGGACATGGTCGTGGCTGGAGAAGCCCGAGGCCGGGCTGCTCATCCTGGACCCCTACGGCGGCCGGATGGCCAGCATCTCGCCTTCGGCGACGCCGTTCCCGCACCGGAAGGGGAACCTCTACAACCTCCAGTACTATTCCTACTGGGTCGAGAACGGCACGGCGGCATTGGGGAAGCGGATGGGCTGGGTGAGAGGGCTGTACAAGGAGATGGAACCGTACGTGTCCAAGAATCCAAGAACTGGGTATGTGAACTACAGGGACCTGGATCTTGGGACGAATGAGGTGGAGGGTAACGTGACTAGCTACGCGAAGGGGAGGATTTGGGGGGAGAAGTATTTCAAAGGTAATTTTGAGAGGTTGGCAGCTGTGAAGGCTGTGGTGGATCCGGATGATTTCTTCAGGCATGAGCAAAGCATCCCCCCTCTGCCGGCTGCCAACGGATGGAGCTCCATCTGA